From the genome of Niabella agricola, one region includes:
- a CDS encoding glycosyltransferase family 4 protein, whose amino-acid sequence MKKLWIISELFFPEETSTSFILTKIANKLAEKYSVEVICGEPVYDKKKSPSNKNFYLDNKIQVNRLSSFKGNKDRPFFRMLRFILLSFRFFITTLIKTKKGDIVFTVTNPAPFILLVALLRKIKKFKLIILIHDVFPENTIPAGMIRSPETLYYRILKRLFDRAYAGADKLIVLGRDMLQVVQEKVSPYKHQPQLLVIENWGDAANIHPRNKEEVIGADSPILRKIVFQYAGNLGRVQGLMELLEVIRKIKNDHLAFQFIGTGAMKPAMIRYVNQHQLANVQFGDAYSRDDQNTILNSSDIAIITLAKGMYGLGVPSKTYNVLMAGKPILFIGEKESEIGLLIKEAAIGYSFEHSDTPGLLDFFNKCDSGRLLELKKMGQNARDYALKNYSEEVILKKIMNSI is encoded by the coding sequence ATGAAAAAATTATGGATCATTTCTGAATTATTTTTTCCAGAGGAAACTTCTACATCCTTTATTCTCACAAAAATTGCAAACAAACTCGCAGAAAAATACTCGGTAGAAGTGATCTGCGGAGAGCCCGTCTATGACAAAAAAAAATCACCATCCAACAAAAATTTTTATCTTGACAACAAAATACAGGTAAACCGGTTAAGTAGCTTTAAAGGTAATAAGGACCGGCCTTTTTTCCGTATGCTTAGATTTATCTTACTGAGCTTCCGTTTTTTTATTACCACGCTGATAAAAACAAAAAAAGGAGACATCGTATTTACAGTAACCAATCCCGCACCTTTTATTTTGTTAGTTGCACTGTTGAGAAAGATTAAAAAATTCAAGCTCATCATTCTGATCCACGATGTATTCCCCGAAAACACAATTCCTGCAGGAATGATCCGCTCCCCCGAAACGTTATATTACAGGATCTTAAAACGGCTTTTCGACCGAGCTTACGCCGGCGCCGACAAATTGATCGTATTGGGACGAGATATGCTTCAGGTAGTACAGGAAAAGGTATCGCCTTACAAACATCAGCCACAGTTACTGGTTATTGAAAATTGGGGAGATGCAGCCAATATACATCCCAGAAATAAAGAAGAGGTGATCGGGGCAGATAGCCCAATATTGAGAAAAATAGTATTTCAATACGCCGGAAACCTTGGTCGGGTCCAGGGATTGATGGAACTTCTTGAAGTCATTAGAAAAATAAAAAATGACCATCTCGCGTTCCAGTTTATTGGAACGGGCGCTATGAAACCGGCCATGATCCGTTATGTAAATCAACATCAATTAGCAAACGTCCAATTTGGGGATGCCTACAGCAGAGATGATCAAAATACAATTCTGAATAGTTCTGATATCGCCATTATCACTTTAGCAAAAGGTATGTATGGATTAGGTGTTCCTTCAAAAACCTACAATGTACTTATGGCTGGTAAGCCGATCTTGTTTATCGGAGAAAAAGAAAGTGAAATTGGATTACTGATCAAAGAAGCAGCAATCGGATATTCTTTTGAACATTCCGATACGCCCGGCCTGTTAGATTTTTTTAACAAATGTGATTCGGGCCGGTTGTTGGAATTAAAAAAGATGGGGCAAAATGCAAGGGATTACGCGCTAAAAAATTATTCCGAAGAAGTGATCCTTAAAAAGATCATGAATTCCATCTAA